One genomic region from Cellulomonas hominis encodes:
- a CDS encoding HpcH/HpaI aldolase family protein, translating into MTLKERWAAGEAVTGIWGSIGDPVVLEIEARAGYDYVTVDLQHGFNTWASLPGTLRVLRGTGAAVLVRVQSCDPVQITRALDLGADGVVVPMIESADEARAAVAAVRYPTTVPGAVGGTRSYGPVWADHDTLAGTGPLGDDKVCVLQIETARALAAIDEIVAVPGVDVAYVGPYDLALSSGLGGRTYRDSPEIAAMVQRVLDAAAAAGVVGGMHCDGPPMAGEWHRRGAGMLTVALDTTVVREAHQALAAAARQAVTG; encoded by the coding sequence ATGACGCTGAAGGAGCGCTGGGCCGCCGGTGAGGCGGTCACCGGCATCTGGGGGTCGATCGGCGACCCGGTGGTCCTCGAGATCGAGGCGCGGGCCGGGTACGACTACGTCACCGTCGACCTGCAGCACGGCTTCAACACGTGGGCCTCCCTGCCCGGGACCCTGCGGGTGCTGCGCGGCACGGGCGCCGCGGTGCTCGTCCGCGTCCAGTCCTGCGACCCCGTGCAGATCACGCGGGCGCTCGACCTCGGCGCGGACGGCGTCGTCGTCCCGATGATCGAGTCCGCCGACGAGGCCCGCGCCGCCGTCGCGGCCGTGCGGTACCCGACCACCGTGCCCGGTGCCGTCGGCGGCACCCGGAGCTACGGGCCGGTCTGGGCGGACCACGACACCCTCGCGGGCACCGGCCCGCTCGGGGACGACAAGGTCTGCGTGCTGCAGATCGAGACCGCCCGGGCGCTCGCGGCCATCGACGAGATCGTGGCCGTCCCCGGCGTCGACGTCGCCTACGTCGGGCCGTACGACCTCGCGCTCAGCAGCGGGCTCGGCGGCCGGACGTACCGCGACAGCCCGGAGATCGCCGCGATGGTCCAGCGCGTGCTGGACGCCGCCGCGGCCGCCGGGGTCGTCGGCGGCATGCACTGCGACGGGCCGCCGATGGCCGGCGAGTGGCACCGGCGCGGTGCCGGGATGCTCACCGTCGCGCTCGACACCACCGTCGTCCGCGAGGCCCACCAGGCGCTCGCGGCCGCCGCCCGGCAGGCCGTCACCGGCTGA
- a CDS encoding aldo/keto reductase, which translates to MQTRPLGRTGLDVPVLSLGAAPFGDVYGDITQDDADATIRVALEQGMNLVDTSPWYGQTRSEIVLGRALRGIDRDAYVLTTKCGRYEPGAWDFSAERIRRSIPESLERLGLDHIDLIQCHDIEWGDVDQVVHEALPVLRELRDQGLVRHIGITGYTLDLLERIAVQEEVDSVMTYCTYNLQDRRLAETAARLEQHGIGVFNASPLHMGALTTKGAPEWHPAYPEVLAATRTVSDLCREAGTTIEVLAMQFALDLPEDTGISTTVVGTANPKNVLRNAAVLGQRPDPELVARVEEAFGPWLNVGWDVPKPAVAGA; encoded by the coding sequence GTGCAGACCCGACCCCTCGGCCGCACCGGCCTCGACGTCCCCGTCCTCAGCCTCGGCGCCGCGCCGTTCGGCGACGTGTACGGCGACATCACCCAGGACGACGCCGACGCCACGATCCGCGTCGCCCTCGAGCAGGGCATGAACCTGGTCGACACGTCGCCCTGGTACGGCCAGACCCGCTCCGAGATCGTGCTCGGCCGGGCGCTGCGCGGCATCGACCGCGACGCCTACGTGCTGACCACCAAGTGCGGCCGGTACGAGCCCGGGGCGTGGGACTTCTCGGCCGAGCGGATCCGCCGCAGCATCCCCGAGAGCCTGGAGCGCCTCGGCCTCGACCACATCGACCTCATCCAGTGCCACGACATCGAGTGGGGTGACGTCGACCAGGTGGTGCACGAGGCGCTGCCCGTGCTCCGCGAGCTCCGCGACCAGGGCCTGGTCCGGCACATCGGGATCACCGGCTACACCCTCGACCTGCTGGAGCGGATCGCGGTGCAGGAGGAGGTCGACTCCGTCATGACGTACTGCACCTACAACCTGCAGGACCGCCGGCTCGCGGAGACGGCCGCCCGCCTGGAGCAGCACGGCATCGGCGTGTTCAACGCCTCCCCGCTGCACATGGGCGCGCTCACGACCAAGGGCGCTCCGGAGTGGCACCCGGCGTACCCCGAGGTGCTCGCCGCCACCCGGACCGTCTCGGACCTCTGCCGCGAGGCCGGCACGACGATCGAGGTGCTGGCGATGCAGTTCGCCCTGGACCTGCCGGAGGACACCGGCATCTCCACCACCGTCGTCGGCACCGCGAACCCGAAGAACGTGCTGCGGAACGCCGCGGTGCTCGGGCAGCGCCCCGACCCGGAGCTCGTCGCCCGCGTCGAGGAGGCGTTCGGGCCGTGGCTCAACGTCGGCTGGGACGTGCCGAAGCCCGCGGTCGCGGGGGCCTGA
- a CDS encoding mandelate racemase/muconate lactonizing enzyme family protein, producing the protein MRITGYRSLTTVHDWGHPVGDANGVIADGLTEVPVLLVETDAGVTGVGLGPHPGVERVFPAVEGEDPRAVTALYDRMLAHVFKTGHTGSVFGAVGVLDMALWDLKAKAAGEPLWRTLGARDRFVPGYASCLEIAVPDEDLPALWAPWVERGFTAVKVKGGTDLDRDVARLRLAREVFGGAVMLDVNESWTRKQAVRHVARIEEELDLTWVEEPVRRWDAEGHAAVGRGVRASVATGENLTGLEQFRPLLAAGAVDVVQTGSCWGLTHFLRVATLAHAHDLPVSPVGYNAEPVAAAAAAVPNHLVTEVQDLVPPLGVGVDHLIADGGVVLGDAPGNGLTVDEDLIRRTRDSGRWAAPAGPHVRPADAGLRLTAAPRSVPRPAPLLAL; encoded by the coding sequence ATGAGGATCACGGGCTACCGCAGCCTGACGACCGTCCACGACTGGGGCCACCCGGTCGGGGACGCGAACGGGGTGATCGCGGACGGCCTGACCGAGGTGCCCGTGCTCCTGGTCGAGACCGACGCGGGCGTCACCGGCGTGGGCCTCGGCCCGCACCCGGGCGTCGAGCGGGTGTTCCCCGCAGTCGAGGGCGAGGACCCGCGCGCGGTGACCGCCCTGTACGACCGGATGCTCGCGCACGTCTTCAAGACCGGGCACACCGGGTCGGTGTTCGGCGCGGTCGGCGTGCTCGACATGGCGCTGTGGGACCTCAAGGCCAAGGCCGCGGGCGAGCCGCTGTGGCGGACCCTCGGCGCCCGGGACCGGTTCGTGCCCGGGTACGCGTCCTGCCTCGAGATCGCCGTCCCCGACGAGGACCTGCCCGCGCTGTGGGCGCCCTGGGTCGAGCGCGGGTTCACGGCCGTCAAGGTGAAGGGCGGCACGGACCTCGACCGGGACGTCGCCCGCCTGCGGCTGGCCCGCGAGGTGTTCGGCGGGGCCGTCATGCTCGACGTCAACGAGTCCTGGACCCGCAAGCAGGCCGTGCGGCACGTCGCCCGGATCGAGGAGGAGCTCGACCTCACGTGGGTCGAGGAGCCCGTGCGCCGCTGGGACGCCGAGGGCCACGCCGCCGTCGGCCGCGGGGTGCGCGCGTCCGTCGCCACGGGGGAGAACCTCACCGGGCTGGAGCAGTTCCGCCCGCTGCTGGCCGCCGGCGCGGTCGACGTCGTGCAGACCGGGTCCTGCTGGGGGCTCACGCACTTCCTGCGGGTCGCGACCCTGGCGCACGCCCACGACCTGCCGGTCAGCCCGGTGGGGTACAACGCCGAGCCCGTGGCCGCGGCGGCCGCCGCCGTGCCGAACCACCTGGTGACCGAGGTCCAGGACCTCGTGCCGCCGCTCGGCGTCGGCGTGGACCACCTCATCGCCGACGGCGGTGTCGTCCTCGGGGACGCGCCGGGCAACGGCCTGACCGTCGACGAGGACCTGATCCGCCGCACCCGCGACTCCGGGCGGTGGGCGGCCCCGGCCGGCCCGCACGTCCGGCCCGCCGACGCCGGGCTCCGCCTGACCGCCGCCCCCCGATCCGTCCCCCGACCCGCCCCGCTGCTCGCGCTCTGA
- a CDS encoding ribokinase produces MPTEAGARGARGTRPARVCVLGSYAEALVLTADRIPQPGETLVGRDYRQTYGGKGSDMAVQAARLGADVAYVGVVGDDAFGRGFADLMRAEGVDTTHLRVTDERPTGVGMIIKDVRARNVIVVDMGANELFGPDDVDAAAPAIAAADVVLAQLEIPLGTALHGLAAARAAGVTTVLNPAPAVDLRDVDLSAVDVLTPNETEARLTVGLPPDSPVPNAEIAEQLLARGARAVVMTLGEHGAEVFTAAGSTRVPAHRVDVVDSNGAGDSFNAGLSVALGEGRDLAEAAAFAGAVAGLCCEEWETVPSYRTRAQVEQFLAGRP; encoded by the coding sequence ATGCCTACTGAGGCCGGCGCCCGCGGCGCCCGCGGCACCCGTCCGGCCCGGGTCTGCGTCCTCGGCTCCTACGCCGAGGCGCTGGTGCTCACCGCGGACCGGATCCCGCAGCCGGGGGAGACCCTCGTCGGCCGGGACTACCGGCAGACGTACGGCGGCAAGGGCTCGGACATGGCCGTGCAGGCGGCCCGGCTCGGTGCGGACGTCGCGTACGTGGGCGTGGTCGGGGACGACGCCTTCGGGCGCGGGTTCGCCGACCTCATGCGGGCCGAGGGCGTGGACACCACGCACCTGCGGGTCACGGACGAGCGGCCCACCGGCGTCGGGATGATCATCAAGGACGTCCGGGCGCGGAACGTGATCGTCGTCGACATGGGCGCGAACGAGCTGTTCGGGCCGGACGACGTCGACGCCGCCGCGCCCGCGATCGCGGCCGCCGACGTCGTGCTGGCGCAGCTCGAGATCCCGCTCGGCACCGCCCTGCACGGCCTGGCCGCCGCCCGCGCGGCGGGGGTCACGACGGTGCTCAACCCCGCGCCCGCCGTGGACCTGCGGGACGTCGACCTGTCCGCGGTCGACGTCCTCACCCCGAACGAGACCGAGGCCCGGCTGACCGTCGGGCTGCCCCCGGACTCGCCCGTGCCGAACGCGGAGATCGCCGAGCAGCTGCTCGCCCGCGGCGCCCGCGCGGTCGTCATGACGCTCGGCGAGCACGGGGCCGAGGTGTTCACCGCCGCCGGCTCCACCCGCGTCCCCGCGCACCGCGTCGACGTCGTCGACTCCAACGGCGCCGGCGACAGCTTCAACGCCGGCCTGAGCGTCGCGCTCGGGGAGGGCCGCGACCTCGCCGAGGCGGCGGCGTTCGCCGGCGCGGTCGCGGGCCTGTGCTGCGAGGAGTGGGAGACGGTCCCGTCCTACCGCACCCGCGCGCAGGTCGAGCAGTTCCTGGCCGGACGGCCCTGA
- the deoC gene encoding deoxyribose-phosphate aldolase, with protein MIDFQDRAQVAKAIQFTNVNPNLTRAEVTRHIETCATYGFDAAMIAPSYCALGKQILAGTGVKVATTLNFPQANDTLGMKIAALRELARTGADEFDFPPNPGLLVGGEVDAYAEELREVARVAHEEGLVLKAMLEFGFLTDEQKALASRLATEAGIDWIKNSSGWGVGGCAATVEDVRILVENTHAPTRVKVSGKVNSLEKMRELFEAGAELVGTSSATQIVDGLVGDADAY; from the coding sequence GTGATCGACTTCCAGGACCGCGCCCAGGTCGCCAAGGCCATCCAGTTCACCAACGTCAACCCGAACCTCACCCGCGCCGAGGTCACTCGGCACATCGAGACCTGCGCGACCTACGGCTTCGACGCCGCGATGATCGCCCCGTCGTACTGCGCGCTCGGCAAGCAGATCCTGGCCGGCACCGGCGTCAAGGTCGCCACCACCCTCAACTTCCCGCAGGCCAACGACACGCTCGGCATGAAGATCGCCGCCCTGCGCGAGCTCGCGAGGACCGGCGCGGACGAGTTCGACTTCCCGCCGAACCCGGGCCTGCTGGTCGGCGGCGAGGTGGACGCCTACGCCGAGGAGCTGCGCGAGGTCGCCCGCGTCGCGCACGAGGAGGGCCTGGTCCTCAAGGCGATGCTCGAGTTCGGCTTCCTCACCGACGAGCAGAAGGCCCTCGCCTCCCGGCTCGCGACCGAGGCCGGCATCGACTGGATCAAGAACTCCTCCGGCTGGGGCGTCGGCGGCTGCGCCGCGACCGTCGAGGACGTGCGGATCCTCGTCGAGAACACGCACGCCCCGACCCGCGTGAAGGTCTCCGGCAAGGTGAACTCGCTCGAGAAGATGCGCGAGCTGTTCGAGGCCGGCGCGGAGCTGGTCGGCACGTCCTCGGCGACGCAGATCGTCGACGGCCTCGTGGGCGACGCCGATGCCTACTGA
- a CDS encoding MFS transporter, with the protein MPTSTSPRTEGPLRMATDTAAVTVDSQSGRPVYNLSKALHRRLIWTLSGNFLFLLALYNAVISVFLPNTVQKITDAAEGGGDKVVALATIMTVSSFLTIFAQPLAGAISDRTRSRIGMRAPFILGGSFVGGAAIAMLAPQSSMLGIGIFWVIASVMLNVMNGPLATVLADRVEPQKRGVASGFIGAAQTGGGTLGIIFGGWIANKNLPLGYVIFGVGIFLVCLVFVAANREPSTKDMVVEPFSWKQFFSQFWVSPRKHPDFGWAFFGRFFMYLGYQGVVAYQLYILRDYIGQSDTQSNITIGLMSTIQLVTLILSSVVSGYLSDKFQARKPFVFISSVIMAASYVVPLLWRTETGMLVMAAVLGLGYGCYMSIDMALMTQVLPNKGANAGKDMGVLTIATNLPQMLTQPLVAILLAISSGSYVIIFVWAIILVFSSAFMVMPIKSVK; encoded by the coding sequence CTGCCGACGTCGACCTCGCCCCGGACAGAAGGACCTCTCCGCATGGCTACTGACACCGCCGCCGTCACCGTCGACTCGCAGTCGGGACGTCCGGTCTACAACCTGAGCAAGGCGCTGCACCGCCGGCTGATCTGGACGCTCTCCGGCAACTTCCTGTTCCTGCTCGCGCTCTACAACGCGGTCATCTCGGTGTTCCTGCCCAACACGGTGCAGAAGATCACCGACGCCGCGGAGGGCGGCGGCGACAAGGTCGTGGCGCTCGCGACGATCATGACGGTCTCGTCGTTCCTCACGATCTTCGCCCAGCCGCTCGCCGGCGCGATCTCCGACCGGACCCGGTCGCGGATCGGCATGCGCGCGCCGTTCATCCTCGGTGGCTCGTTCGTCGGCGGCGCCGCGATCGCGATGCTCGCCCCGCAGTCCTCGATGCTCGGCATCGGCATCTTCTGGGTCATCGCCTCGGTGATGCTGAACGTGATGAACGGCCCGCTGGCCACCGTGCTGGCCGACCGGGTCGAGCCGCAGAAGCGCGGCGTGGCCTCCGGGTTCATCGGCGCCGCCCAGACCGGCGGCGGGACGCTCGGCATCATCTTCGGCGGCTGGATCGCGAACAAGAACCTGCCGCTCGGCTACGTGATCTTCGGCGTCGGCATCTTCCTGGTCTGCCTCGTGTTCGTCGCCGCCAACCGCGAGCCGTCCACGAAGGACATGGTCGTCGAGCCGTTCTCCTGGAAGCAGTTCTTCTCGCAGTTCTGGGTCAGCCCCCGCAAGCACCCGGACTTCGGCTGGGCGTTCTTCGGCCGGTTCTTCATGTACCTCGGGTACCAGGGCGTCGTCGCCTACCAGCTGTACATCCTGCGCGACTACATCGGGCAGTCGGACACCCAGTCGAACATCACCATCGGCCTGATGTCGACGATCCAGCTCGTCACCCTGATCCTGTCGTCGGTCGTCTCCGGCTACCTGTCCGACAAGTTCCAGGCGCGCAAGCCGTTCGTGTTCATCTCCTCGGTGATCATGGCCGCGTCGTACGTCGTGCCGCTGCTGTGGCGCACCGAGACCGGCATGCTCGTCATGGCCGCCGTGCTCGGCCTCGGCTACGGCTGCTACATGTCGATCGACATGGCGCTCATGACCCAGGTGCTCCCGAACAAGGGCGCCAACGCCGGCAAGGACATGGGCGTGCTGACCATCGCCACGAACCTGCCGCAGATGCTCACCCAGCCGCTCGTCGCGATCCTGCTGGCCATCTCGTCCGGCAGCTACGTGATCATCTTCGTCTGGGCGATCATCCTGGTGTTCAGCTCGGCGTTCATGGTGATGCCGATCAAGTCGGTGAAGTAG
- a CDS encoding LamB/YcsF family protein — protein MHIDLNCDLGEGFGVWTLGEPGTDDALLEVVTSANVACGFHAGDPAIMAARCSTAAARGVAVGAHVGYRDLVGFGRRRLDVPPDVLLQEVAYQVGALQAVARTVGARVGYVKPHGALYNRVVHDEEQALAVVAGVAGTDPGLALMGLPGSAVLRHAEAAGLRTVTEAFVDRGYRADGTLVPRGRPGALVTDPEEAAARAVRMVRDGVVASVDGGDVPVVAESLCVHSDTPGAVPVARAVRAALEAAGVALRPVAP, from the coding sequence GTGCACATCGACCTGAACTGCGACCTCGGCGAGGGGTTCGGGGTCTGGACGCTGGGGGAGCCCGGCACCGACGACGCCCTGCTCGAGGTGGTCACGAGCGCCAACGTCGCGTGCGGGTTCCACGCGGGCGACCCGGCGATCATGGCGGCCCGGTGCTCGACGGCGGCGGCCCGGGGCGTGGCGGTGGGCGCGCACGTCGGCTACCGGGACCTGGTGGGCTTCGGCCGGCGGCGGCTCGACGTGCCCCCGGACGTGCTGCTGCAGGAGGTCGCGTACCAGGTGGGCGCCCTGCAGGCCGTGGCCCGGACCGTCGGCGCGCGCGTCGGGTACGTGAAGCCGCACGGCGCGCTCTACAACCGGGTCGTGCACGACGAGGAGCAGGCGCTGGCCGTCGTCGCGGGCGTCGCCGGCACCGACCCGGGCCTCGCGCTGATGGGCCTGCCGGGGTCGGCCGTCCTGCGGCACGCCGAGGCCGCCGGGCTGCGGACCGTCACCGAGGCCTTCGTCGACCGGGGCTACCGCGCCGACGGCACCCTCGTCCCCCGCGGACGGCCCGGCGCGCTGGTCACCGACCCCGAGGAGGCCGCGGCCCGAGCGGTGCGGATGGTCCGGGACGGCGTCGTGGCGAGCGTCGACGGCGGGGACGTGCCCGTGGTGGCGGAGTCGCTGTGCGTGCACTCGGACACCCCCGGCGCGGTACCGGTCGCGCGGGCCGTGCGCGCCGCGCTCGAGGCGGCGGGGGTCGCGCTGCGGCCGGTCGCGCCGTGA
- a CDS encoding RbsD/FucU domain-containing protein, producing MQPHRILHADLARALATLGHTDVVLVTDAGFPIPAGAHVVDLGLTAGTVDVLTILRTLREHLFVEEVRFAPEVKTRYPSLYAEVQDVYTGSGAAFVAAPHEELIETWAPRAKVVIRSGSLTAWANFALVASTDPFAWFRDDEGVEPLPLYVERRRRITEGVVPELEV from the coding sequence ATGCAGCCCCACCGCATCCTGCACGCGGACCTGGCCCGCGCGCTGGCGACGCTCGGGCACACCGACGTCGTGCTGGTGACCGACGCCGGGTTCCCGATCCCGGCCGGCGCGCACGTCGTCGACCTCGGCCTGACCGCCGGGACCGTCGACGTGCTGACCATCCTGCGCACCCTGCGGGAGCACCTGTTCGTCGAGGAGGTGCGCTTCGCGCCCGAGGTGAAGACCCGGTACCCGTCGCTCTACGCGGAGGTGCAGGACGTCTACACCGGCTCGGGCGCCGCGTTCGTGGCGGCCCCGCACGAGGAGCTGATCGAGACGTGGGCGCCCCGCGCCAAGGTCGTGATCCGTTCCGGCTCGCTCACCGCGTGGGCGAACTTCGCCCTGGTGGCGTCCACGGACCCGTTCGCGTGGTTCCGCGACGACGAGGGCGTCGAGCCGCTGCCGCTCTACGTCGAGCGCCGCCGCCGGATCACCGAGGGCGTCGTGCCCGAGCTGGAGGTGTGA
- a CDS encoding amidohydrolase family protein produces the protein MRTVVDSHVHHWDPERLAYPWLDEFTRLRRPYLPEHLAADAAGLGVAGVVHVQADCRPDQALAEVDLVAALDAPVPVLGVVAYAGVERGAAVADELAALTERPLVRGIRRSTQNEPDGVLGSAAYRDGLVEVARAGLTADLCVRAAQLPEVVAALRDVLDREPGLRVVLDHAGKPSIADDVTGTGRTRAAWRADLADLAALPGVVCKASGLVTEADWDAWTPGQVLPYLADVLDVFGPGRVLFGSDWPVLTLAADYPRWLALVAGAVEPLGDAALDAVLAGNAVRTYRLTVPARPAPPAHRAHPADPAHPAHPARDGAAPRP, from the coding sequence GTGCGGACCGTCGTCGACTCCCACGTGCACCACTGGGACCCCGAGCGCCTGGCCTACCCGTGGCTGGACGAGTTCACGCGCCTGCGCCGGCCGTACCTGCCGGAGCACCTGGCGGCGGACGCGGCGGGCCTCGGGGTCGCGGGCGTCGTGCACGTGCAGGCGGACTGCCGCCCGGACCAGGCGCTCGCCGAGGTCGACCTCGTCGCCGCCCTGGACGCGCCCGTGCCGGTGCTCGGCGTCGTGGCGTACGCGGGCGTCGAGCGGGGCGCGGCCGTGGCCGACGAGCTCGCGGCGCTCACCGAGCGTCCGCTCGTGCGGGGGATCCGGCGGTCCACCCAGAACGAGCCCGACGGCGTCCTCGGCTCCGCGGCCTACCGCGACGGCCTCGTCGAGGTCGCCCGGGCCGGGCTCACCGCCGACCTGTGCGTGCGCGCGGCGCAGCTGCCCGAGGTGGTGGCCGCGCTGCGCGACGTGCTCGACCGCGAGCCCGGGCTGCGCGTCGTGCTCGACCACGCGGGCAAGCCGTCGATCGCCGACGACGTGACCGGCACGGGCCGCACCCGCGCCGCGTGGCGGGCCGACCTCGCCGACCTGGCCGCGCTGCCCGGCGTGGTGTGCAAGGCGTCCGGGCTCGTGACCGAGGCCGACTGGGACGCCTGGACGCCCGGGCAGGTGCTGCCGTACCTGGCCGACGTGCTCGACGTGTTCGGGCCGGGCCGGGTGCTGTTCGGCAGCGACTGGCCGGTGCTCACGCTGGCCGCCGACTACCCGCGCTGGCTGGCCCTGGTCGCCGGTGCGGTCGAGCCGCTCGGCGACGCCGCCCTCGACGCGGTGCTCGCCGGGAACGCCGTCCGGACCTACCGCCTGACCGTGCCCGCGCGGCCCGCGCCGCCTGCGCACCGGGCGCACCCCGCGGACCCCGCGCACCCCGCGCACCCCGCGAGAGACGGAGCCGCACCCCGCCCCTAG